CCCTTGGGGTTCACAATGCCTGAGACAGATACTCAGGCTCCCTGGACAATGAATGGGGAGCGACAGGACTAAGACTGGGAGTCACAAAAGCCAGCGTGCTCTGCAGGCAGGCGCCTAAGGTAGCCCCTGGGAGATGCTAAGAGGAGTGTGTCCCAAACCTGCCCCCTCAAAAAGTTCAGCACCTAAatcctgggctggagggaggtgcatACTTCTGACTGGGGCTCTCAGCCCCTCTCTTTGAATCAGACACAGCTGCCCCATAACTCTGAGCCTCAGGGGTTACAGCACTGCCCAAGGACATCCCTGCTCTAAAGGCGTGTTCATTATTTAAAGTCAATCAATTATGACCCTACTTGGAGTGTAGCTTTTAGAAGGAGACTCCAGCCTTCCTGTAAAGTCTCCAGATGATGGCaactccaccacatcccttggtaaatgGCTCAGAGTTGTGATGTCCATGGCAATTGGAATCTGGGTTGAATGACTGAAAGACATAATCCTTCCTGCAATGTCTGTCACTAAGTccagtaattttgtcaagtgtccgtcGCACAACATGGTGGTGCTGACCTGTGCTCCAAGAACGATTTGGGGATCTGGAAAAGCAAccttacagtgaaagactcaagaaCCTCAAACTATGTCACTTAACAGGGAGAAGGtgaggaggaattttaggctacccttatggttatgacacacacacacccagtcatgggagggagggtgggaaatgcaagtgggtgtgtgtgtgtggggggggttagttggttacagtttgttgtaataagccataaatctagtgtctctattcagttaatgatttttagtgtcttgcaaagttatgaatttaagttcccaggctcatcttttgacaGGGTTGTGCAGATTTCTTTTGAGAATGAGGACCGAGAGGTCAGATGTAGAGTGAAGGCTTTGTGAAaagtatcattaaacaattacaatccACACTCGATGGGGAtcacattctgaaagaaatctttcctgaacccccacttctggctttcaaacaaccccccatcctttccaacctcaccatcagaagcaagttccccacaggacacaccaactcaaagtcgCACCAGACCCTGCTAGAACAATAGATGCAAAAGCAGCAGATATGTCTCCTCTGCTACAATGAGCAATACTTCCCCcaatacacctttcaagatccatgggtcctatcTATGCCTATCAtgacatgtggtgtacctcatccaatgAATCAAATGCCCAGACAACAgctatgtggatgaaaccagacaatcactatgctctcaaatgaactgacacagaaaaatgataaaagacaaacactGTATCACctttgggtgaacacttttcaccaaGAGATCACTCTATAGCAGTCCTTTGAactatgttaactacttatgttaaacaatctgttccaccttgtatttagctgacacactgagtacatttcccagtccCGAAGAAGAGCTCTTCTGTCTAAGCCTgagtctctcaccagcagaagatggtccaataaaagatattacctcacccaccttgtgtgatGGGATCAACCTGGAGCTGTGAGACTGCTgtgtccccttaactctccagcctgggctgtctctcacaatactATGCCAGTgataagcagcaaacccctccaggtgctgtgatcactcagccatcagcttGTGGAGACCCACACCCAGTTAAATTGCATGGATGTTCTCCAAGCCAGTCATGAATTATGCAGAGAGAGGCACCAGTCAAtcaccccagccttgcaccctagAAACATACCGTCTTACACTACTCAAGACTCCCTTGGACAGtacaagctcattaattagttggCCACGTCAACAAATGAAAGTAGACGTGCAACAGCCCTTGTGAAGctgagctgagattccccaagcacttcaaccaaaaccacactgttttaggtaaaatataaaccagatttattaactacagaaagatagattttaagtgattataagaagCAGACATAGAGATCAgagttggttacataagaaatacaaataaatttgcagtctaaattctacaaatgaagcaagatttgaatcaaacagtttCTCACCCTAATAGATGTTACAGGCAGCTCACAGTTCTCTATACACAGGCTGGAATCCTCTCCCAGCTTGGGACCAgtcttccccagttcaaagtctttgccTTCCAGacgatcttccaggtgttgagatggtggaggagagaggccaagtggtgATGTCATTGACCCTCCTTATACTTTCTCTCCAggtgctagaaagatccttgctgtgaggTGGGGTCGGGCAGTACCCATTGTGTCCCTGCCCTCTGAGGAGTctctgggagagtggattcttcttgatgggccatcaacgcCTGTCTGGCCAGTGATGGATGCCCCTTTGTTGTTACTGAAAGGCCAGCTGTGCCCATCACCCAACCTCactatatttcagtaacacatttaGCAATTCTTCATAACATCACATACAATAATAGTACCCACAATTCAACAGGATACTAATGTTCAGCACATCCAGACTTCTCAAATGATCCCTCCCAAGGCACACTTTGTATCAAACACAGCATCCTCCTATCCCAGTGGTGAATAGGGGGGtccagggtgctattttgaggtacagagGGTCACAGCTTGTCTTtgtaatattctgggaccaatacAGCCACAACAACAgtgcatgactttttttttatttttattttcttacagTTTCCATCTGCAGGTTTTCAGATgtcagttgcaaaaaaagcaaaaaaaaaaaaaaatgcatttttcaggtttcagttattttgatgaaaagtcaaaatcttctCTCCCCTCTGTATCAGGGCCCACATAGACCCTCCTTCTTTCACAATAGAAACCAGATTGATTGATCCTCATTTCATTCAACTAGTCTGACTTCTTTGTGAGGGCCAGACATTTCCTGACAGCTTTTCTCAGGGCCTCCTTgacctctctgtttctcaggctgtagatgaggggattGGCCAGGGGAGTCAGGACTGTGTAGCAGACAGAGAACACTTTGTTCAGGGCTCTCAGGTTGCTGGATTTCGGTAGCATGTAGACAATCATTATGGTCCCATAGAAAAGTGTTACCACGATGAGGTGAGAGAtgcaggtggaaaaggccttttgcctcccggtggtggaagggattctcaggatggtgcTAACGATACAAATATAGGATGTCAAGATTAATAGAAATGGGAAAACTGCATCTGGGAAGGAAAATATGTAAAGAACCAGCATAATCTGGCTGGTGTCACTGCAGGAGAGCTTTAGCATTGGGGTGAGATCACAAAAGAAATGGTCCATTACCTTGGGGCCACAGAAAATTAATTGTGACATAAAACGCATCATTATCGTACAAGGTAGAAATCCACTTATCCAACACCCAGCTGCTAGCTGGAGGCACAATTTGCCATTCATACAGGTTCCATAGTGCAGTGGTTTGCATATGGctaaataccgatcataagacatCGCTGCCAGGAGAGAACACTCTGTAGCtgttagaaaacaaaagaaaaaaaactgtgtCATGCAGCCCCCCACAGaaatggttctgtccccagtcaggagactggccagcatcctgggcaggagggaagaagtgtagcaggtctccaggcaggacaagttccccaggaagaagtacatgggggtgtgaaggtgctgatcagTCACAACTAGGGCAATGATGAGGAAGTTCCCTGCCATGGTCACAATATAGATCACTAGGAAAACCGGAAAGAGAAGGATCTGCAGTTCAGGGAGATCCCCAAACCCCAGGAGGATGAATTCTGTCACATCTGTTTCATTTTCCGCATCTCCTTTCTCCATGAGCTGCATCCTGTGATTGTGAAAAG
This genomic interval from Caretta caretta isolate rCarCar2 chromosome 14, rCarCar1.hap1, whole genome shotgun sequence contains the following:
- the LOC142068976 gene encoding olfactory receptor 10A7-like, which gives rise to MQLMEKGDAENETDVTEFILLGFGDLPELQILLFPVFLVIYIVTMAGNFLIIALVVTDQHLHTPMYFFLGNLSCLETCYTSSLLPRMLASLLTGDRTISVGGCMTQFFFFCFLTATECSLLAAMSYDRYLAICKPLHYGTCMNGKLCLQLAAGCWISGFLPCTIMMRFMSQLIFCGPKVMDHFFCDLTPMLKLSCSDTSQIMLVLYIFSFPDAVFPFLLILTSYICIVSTILRIPSTTGRQKAFSTCISHLIVVTLFYGTIMIVYMLPKSSNLRALNKVFSVCYTVLTPLANPLIYSLRNREVKEALRKAVRKCLALTKKSD